One segment of Panicum virgatum strain AP13 chromosome 1K, P.virgatum_v5, whole genome shotgun sequence DNA contains the following:
- the LOC120651430 gene encoding probable E3 ubiquitin-protein ligase ATL44: MAGEPGGDDDGTSCSRWSCDFAAAHAIFGTGFITAPVAVLHLVRRPHSGAATFFAAFAVFFAAVSLVLCCRFYAELKRPPWRPRWWLSASPAAPSPRGDGDDEAATGTALSHDLRLSEQPPVITRVGIQATRSGYEHRDGAADCAVCLGEVENGEAVRRLPACKHAFHTECIDMWLRARATCPVCRRSVVLALERPPPEVVVDIGAVQAHPGPVMPTRPGMIVFASHAPGQIGIHSGFTPS; this comes from the coding sequence ATGGCCGGCGagcccggcggcgacgacgacggcacctCCTGCTCCCGGTGGAGCTGCGAtttcgccgccgcgcacgccatcTTCGGCACCGGGTTCATCACCGCGCCGGTGGCCGTCCTCCACCTCGTCAGGCGCCCGCACTCGGGCGCCGCGACCTTCTTCGCCGCGTTCGCCGTCTTCTTCGCCGCGGTCAGCCTCGTCCTCTGCTGCCGATTCTACGCGGAGCTCAAGCGCCCGCCCTGGCGGCCCCGCTGGTGGCTCTCCGCGtcaccggcggcgccgtcgccgcgcggcgacggcgatgacGAAGCGGCGACGGGGACGGCGCTGTCGCACGACCTCCGACTCTCAGAGCAGCCGCCGGTGATAACCCGCGTCGGGATACAGGCCACCAGGAGCGGCTACGAGCACCGCGACGGCGCCGCGGACTGCGCGGTGTGCCTGGGCGAGGTGGAGAACGGAGAGGCCGTGCGGCGGCTGCCGGCGTGCAAGCACGCGTTCCACACGGAGTGCATCGACATGtggctgcgcgcgcgcgcgacgtGCCCAGTTTGCCGGCGCAGCGTCGTGCTGGCGCtcgaacggccgccgccggaggtggtCGTGGACATCGGAGCCGTTCAGGCACACCCCGGACCGGTAATGCCGACTCGGCCCGGCATGATCGTCTTCGCGAGCCACGCGCCAGGCCAGATTGGGATTCATTCCGGGTTCACGCCTAGCTAG